In the genome of Pseudomonas bubulae, one region contains:
- a CDS encoding amino acid ABC transporter permease produces MQIKVGAPKPRLSLGDPRVRAWLFQIVTVALVVFMGWYLFNNTQTNLQHRGITSGFDFLERSAGFGIAQHLIDYTESDSYARVFLIGLLNTLLVSVIGIVLATILGFIIGVARLSSNWMISKLATVYVEIFRNIPPLLQILFWYFAVFLTMPGPRNSHNFANTFYMSSRGLNMPAAVGTDAFWPFVASVVLAIVAVVLMVRRANKRFEDTGEPFHKFWVGLFLLLAIPGLCVLLFGTPVHWEMPQLKGFNFVGGWVLIPELLALTIALTVYTAAFIAEIVRSGIKSVSHGQTEAARSLGLRPGPTLRKVIIPQALRVIIPPLTSQYLNLVKNSSLAAGIGYPEMVSLFAGTVLNQTGQAIEVIAITMSVYLAISISISLLMNWYNTRIALIER; encoded by the coding sequence ATGCAAATTAAAGTCGGCGCACCCAAGCCCAGGCTCAGCCTCGGCGATCCACGTGTGCGTGCGTGGTTATTTCAGATCGTCACCGTCGCGCTGGTGGTCTTTATGGGCTGGTATCTGTTCAACAATACCCAGACCAACCTGCAACATCGCGGCATTACTTCGGGTTTTGACTTTCTGGAGCGCAGTGCCGGGTTTGGCATTGCGCAGCATTTGATTGATTACACCGAGTCCGACAGTTATGCGCGGGTCTTTCTGATCGGGTTGCTCAACACCTTGCTGGTGTCCGTGATCGGTATCGTCCTGGCGACGATCCTGGGGTTTATCATCGGCGTGGCACGCCTGTCGTCGAACTGGATGATCAGCAAGCTGGCAACGGTGTATGTGGAGATCTTTCGCAATATCCCGCCATTGCTGCAAATCCTGTTCTGGTACTTCGCGGTCTTCCTGACCATGCCAGGGCCACGCAACAGCCATAACTTTGCCAACACCTTCTATATGAGCAGCCGTGGCCTGAACATGCCGGCCGCAGTGGGTACGGATGCCTTCTGGCCGTTTGTGGCCAGTGTGGTGCTGGCTATCGTGGCCGTGGTGCTGATGGTCCGTCGGGCCAACAAGCGCTTTGAAGACACCGGCGAGCCATTTCACAAGTTCTGGGTCGGGCTGTTCTTGCTGCTGGCGATTCCTGGCCTGTGCGTGTTGCTGTTCGGTACCCCGGTGCACTGGGAGATGCCACAGCTCAAGGGCTTCAACTTTGTCGGTGGCTGGGTGCTGATCCCGGAACTGTTGGCGCTGACCATTGCGTTGACGGTGTACACCGCGGCTTTTATTGCCGAAATCGTACGGTCGGGGATCAAGTCCGTCAGTCACGGTCAGACCGAAGCCGCCCGCTCGCTGGGGCTGCGCCCGGGGCCGACGCTGCGCAAGGTAATCATCCCGCAAGCGCTGCGGGTGATCATTCCGCCTTTGACCAGCCAATACCTGAACCTGGTGAAAAACTCGTCGCTGGCGGCGGGCATCGGTTATCCGGAAATGGTTTCACTGTTTGCCGGCACGGTCCTCAACCAGACCGGGCAAGCGATTGAAGTCATTGCCATCACCATGAGCGTGTACCTGGCCATCAGCATCAGCATTTCGCTGCTGATGAATTGGTACAACACGCGCATTGCGCTGATCGAGCGATGA
- a CDS encoding amino acid ABC transporter permease — MTTHVFKPDMPPPGNRIGIVAWARANLFSSWLNTLLTLFAFYLVWLIVPPLLNWTVFDANWVGSTQADCTKEGACWVFIQQRFGQFMYGYYPTGLRWRVDLTVWLAVVGAAPLFISRFKHKAIYGLGFLVVYPILAFTLLHGGYLGLTNVATSQWGGLMLTLVIATVGIAGALPLGILLALGRRSDMPAIRVVCVTFIEFWRGVPLITVLFMSSVMLPLFLPEGMNFDKLLRALIGVILFQSAYVAEVVRGGLQAIPKGQYEAAAAMGLGYWRSMGLVILPQALKLVIPGIVNTFIALFKDTSLVIIIGLFDLLNSVKQAAADPKWLGMATEGYVFAALVFWIFCFGMSRYSMHLEHKLDTGHKR; from the coding sequence ATGACGACTCATGTTTTCAAACCCGACATGCCGCCGCCGGGCAACCGCATCGGTATTGTCGCCTGGGCGCGGGCCAATCTGTTTTCCAGCTGGCTCAACACCTTGCTGACCCTGTTTGCCTTTTATCTGGTCTGGCTGATCGTGCCGCCGCTGCTGAACTGGACGGTTTTCGATGCCAATTGGGTAGGCAGCACGCAAGCTGATTGCACCAAAGAGGGCGCCTGCTGGGTGTTTATCCAGCAGCGTTTTGGCCAGTTTATGTATGGCTATTACCCGACCGGGCTGCGTTGGCGGGTTGACCTGACGGTATGGCTGGCCGTGGTGGGTGCGGCGCCGTTGTTTATCTCGCGCTTCAAGCACAAGGCTATCTACGGGCTGGGCTTTTTGGTGGTGTACCCCATCCTGGCGTTTACCTTGCTCCACGGCGGCTATCTGGGCCTGACTAACGTGGCTACCAGCCAGTGGGGCGGCCTGATGCTCACGCTGGTGATTGCCACGGTAGGTATTGCGGGCGCCTTGCCACTGGGGATTTTGCTGGCCCTGGGCCGCCGCTCGGACATGCCGGCCATTCGCGTGGTGTGCGTGACTTTTATCGAGTTTTGGCGCGGCGTTCCGCTGATTACCGTGCTGTTTATGTCTTCGGTGATGCTGCCGCTGTTTCTGCCCGAGGGCATGAACTTCGACAAATTACTGCGGGCCTTGATCGGCGTAATCCTGTTTCAGTCGGCTTATGTGGCGGAAGTGGTGCGTGGCGGTCTGCAAGCCATCCCCAAGGGTCAGTACGAGGCGGCTGCGGCCATGGGCCTGGGCTACTGGCGCAGCATGGGCCTGGTGATTTTGCCGCAAGCCTTGAAGCTGGTGATCCCCGGCATCGTCAACACCTTTATTGCCCTGTTCAAGGACACCAGCCTGGTGATCATCATCGGTCTGTTCGACCTGCTCAATAGCGTCAAACAAGCCGCCGCCGACCCGAAATGGCTGGGTATGGCCACTGAAGGCTATGTGTTTGCTGCCCTGGTGTTCTGGATTTTCTGTTTTGGTATGTCCCGCTACTCCATGCATCTGGAGCACAAGCTGGACACTGGCCACAAGCGTTAG
- a CDS encoding alpha/beta hydrolase, giving the protein MTQPLIIQPQKTADACVIWLHGLGADRYDFMPVAEILQQSLLTTRFVLPQAPTRAVTINGGYAMPSWYDIKAMSPARSISEEELEESADMVIALIEAQRQSGIDASRIFLAGFSQGGAVVFHTAYLKWQGPLGGVIALSTYAPTFNEGLPLSASQQRIPALCLHGQYDDVVQNAMGRTAYEHLKAAGVSVTWQEYPMGHEVLPEEISDIGTWLTKHLS; this is encoded by the coding sequence ATGACCCAACCCCTGATCATCCAGCCTCAAAAAACCGCAGACGCCTGTGTTATCTGGCTCCACGGTCTGGGTGCCGACCGTTATGACTTCATGCCGGTGGCTGAGATCCTGCAACAGTCGTTGCTGACCACGCGCTTTGTATTGCCGCAGGCTCCAACCCGCGCCGTGACCATCAATGGCGGCTATGCCATGCCTAGCTGGTACGACATCAAGGCCATGAGTCCTGCCCGCTCGATCAGTGAAGAAGAGCTCGAAGAGTCGGCCGACATGGTCATTGCCTTGATCGAAGCCCAGCGCCAGAGCGGTATCGACGCCAGCCGGATTTTTCTGGCCGGGTTTTCACAAGGTGGCGCCGTGGTTTTCCATACCGCTTATTTGAAATGGCAGGGCCCACTGGGTGGCGTTATTGCCCTTTCAACCTATGCGCCAACCTTCAACGAAGGCCTGCCATTGTCGGCCAGCCAGCAGCGAATCCCGGCTTTGTGCCTGCACGGGCAGTACGATGATGTAGTCCAAAACGCTATGGGCCGTACGGCTTATGAGCATTTGAAAGCCGCAGGTGTGTCCGTTACATGGCAGGAGTACCCAATGGGCCATGAAGTGTTACCAGAGGAAATAAGCGATATCGGTACCTGGCTGACGAAACATCTGAGCTAA
- a CDS encoding amino acid ABC transporter substrate-binding protein yields MKQLKSTLALATAAIVLLSASGFAHAGATLDSVKKKGFVQCGVSDGLPGFSVPDKDGKIMGIDADVCRAVAAAVFGDATKVKFSQLNAKERFTALQSGEVDVLSRNTTWTSSRDAGMGMVFAGVTYYDGVGFLVNNKLGVKSAKELDGATICIQAGTTTELNVSDYFRANNLKYTPITFDTSDESAKSLESGRCDVLTSDKSQLYAQRSKLANPSDYVVLPETISKEPLGPVVRKGDEDWFSIVKWTLFAMLNAEEAGITSKNVVAEAKSTKNPDVARLLGADGEYGKDLKLPKDWVVQIVSQVGNYGEVFEKNLGKNTPLAIDRGLNALWNNGGIQYAPPVR; encoded by the coding sequence ATGAAGCAATTGAAATCCACCCTGGCTTTGGCCACAGCAGCCATCGTGTTACTCAGTGCCAGCGGTTTTGCCCACGCAGGCGCGACCCTGGACAGTGTCAAGAAGAAAGGTTTTGTGCAATGTGGCGTGAGTGACGGTTTACCGGGCTTTTCGGTACCGGATAAAGACGGCAAGATCATGGGGATCGATGCGGATGTCTGTCGTGCAGTGGCCGCCGCAGTGTTTGGCGATGCTACCAAGGTCAAGTTCAGCCAGTTGAACGCCAAGGAGCGTTTCACCGCGCTGCAATCGGGCGAAGTCGATGTGTTGTCGCGCAATACCACCTGGACCAGTTCCCGTGATGCGGGCATGGGCATGGTGTTCGCGGGCGTGACCTATTACGACGGCGTCGGCTTTTTGGTCAACAACAAGCTGGGGGTAAAAAGTGCCAAGGAACTGGACGGTGCAACCATCTGTATCCAGGCCGGCACGACTACCGAGCTGAATGTGTCGGATTACTTCCGCGCCAATAACCTCAAGTACACCCCGATCACCTTCGACACCTCTGATGAAAGCGCCAAGTCTCTGGAAAGCGGCCGTTGCGACGTGTTGACCTCCGACAAGTCCCAGTTGTACGCACAGCGTAGCAAGCTGGCCAACCCGAGCGACTATGTCGTATTGCCTGAAACCATCTCCAAGGAGCCTCTGGGGCCTGTCGTGCGCAAGGGCGACGAAGACTGGTTCAGCATTGTGAAGTGGACCCTGTTCGCCATGCTCAATGCTGAAGAAGCCGGCATCACCTCGAAAAACGTTGTGGCTGAAGCCAAATCCACCAAAAACCCGGATGTCGCCCGCTTGCTGGGTGCTGACGGCGAATACGGTAAAGACCTGAAACTGCCAAAAGACTGGGTGGTGCAGATTGTCAGCCAGGTGGGTAACTACGGTGAAGTCTTCGAGAAAAACCTCGGTAAAAACACGCCTCTGGCCATCGACCGCGGGCTGAACGCTCTGTGGAATAACGGCGGCATTCAATACGCACCCCCTGTGCGCTGA
- the rhlB gene encoding ATP-dependent RNA helicase RhlB, translating into MTVLKALKKIFGKSEAEPLAPASVTPPGNARARTDAQQPGRSAPVPAPEPVNTPDAQSAAEQPRIEKPKIAKPRREAAPKPPVIPWKLEDFAVEPQEGKVRFHDFKLAPELMHAIQDLGFPYCTPIQAGVLGYTLSGRDAIGRAQTGTGKTAAFLISIISQLTQTPPPKERYMGEPRALIIAPTRELVVQIAKDAADLTKYTDLNVMTFVGGMDFDKQLKQLEARHCDILVATPGRLLDFNQRGEVHLDMVEVMVLDEADRMLDMGFIPQVRQIIRQTPPKAERQTLLFSATFTEDVMNLAKQWTTDPAIVEIEAVNVASDMVEQHVYAVAGADKYKLLFNLVNDNGWERVIVFANRKDEVRRIEERLVRDGINAAQLSGDVPQHKRIKTLEGFREGKIRVLVATDVAGRGIHIDGISHVINFTLPEVPDDYVHRIGRTGRAGASGVSISFAGEDDSYQLPSIEALLGRKISCETPPAELLRPVVRAVRKPQDPTATA; encoded by the coding sequence ATGACCGTGCTCAAAGCACTTAAAAAAATATTCGGTAAAAGCGAGGCTGAGCCGCTCGCGCCAGCTTCCGTTACACCTCCAGGCAACGCCAGAGCGCGAACCGACGCGCAACAACCTGGCCGTTCTGCTCCTGTTCCAGCCCCTGAGCCGGTGAACACTCCCGACGCACAATCCGCTGCTGAACAACCGCGTATCGAAAAACCCAAAATTGCCAAGCCACGGCGTGAGGCGGCCCCCAAGCCACCGGTCATTCCCTGGAAACTCGAAGACTTCGCCGTCGAGCCACAAGAAGGCAAAGTCCGCTTTCACGATTTCAAGCTCGCCCCCGAGCTGATGCACGCCATCCAGGACCTTGGTTTCCCGTACTGCACGCCGATCCAGGCAGGCGTACTGGGCTATACCTTGAGCGGGCGTGACGCTATTGGCCGTGCCCAGACCGGTACGGGCAAGACGGCTGCGTTCCTGATCTCGATCATTAGCCAGTTGACCCAGACGCCGCCGCCAAAAGAGCGTTACATGGGCGAACCACGCGCTCTGATCATCGCGCCGACCCGTGAGCTGGTGGTGCAGATCGCCAAGGACGCGGCCGACCTGACCAAGTACACCGACCTCAATGTCATGACATTCGTGGGCGGCATGGACTTCGACAAGCAACTCAAGCAGCTTGAAGCCCGCCATTGCGACATTCTGGTGGCCACACCGGGCCGTCTGCTGGACTTCAACCAGCGCGGCGAAGTGCATCTGGACATGGTCGAAGTGATGGTGCTCGACGAAGCCGACCGCATGCTGGACATGGGCTTCATCCCGCAAGTACGCCAGATCATTCGTCAAACGCCACCAAAAGCCGAACGTCAGACGCTGCTGTTCTCCGCGACCTTTACCGAGGACGTGATGAACCTGGCCAAGCAATGGACCACAGACCCTGCCATCGTCGAGATCGAAGCGGTCAACGTCGCCAGTGACATGGTTGAGCAGCACGTCTATGCCGTCGCCGGTGCCGACAAGTACAAGCTGTTGTTCAACCTGGTCAACGACAATGGCTGGGAACGGGTGATCGTATTTGCCAACCGCAAGGACGAAGTGCGCCGCATCGAAGAGCGCCTGGTACGTGACGGTATCAACGCGGCGCAACTGTCGGGGGATGTACCGCAGCACAAACGTATCAAGACCCTGGAAGGCTTCCGCGAAGGCAAGATCCGCGTGCTGGTAGCTACCGACGTTGCAGGTCGTGGCATCCACATTGATGGCATCAGCCACGTGATCAACTTCACCCTGCCTGAAGTGCCGGACGACTATGTACACCGTATTGGCCGTACCGGCCGTGCTGGCGCCAGCGGTGTATCGATCAGTTTTGCCGGTGAAGACGACTCGTACCAGTTGCCGTCGATCGAAGCCCTGCTAGGTCGTAAAATCAGCTGCGAAACGCCACCAGCCGAGCTGCTGCGCCCTGTCGTACGCGCTGTGCGCAAGCCGCAGGACCCGACTGCAACGGCCTGA